From Coccinella septempunctata chromosome 4, icCocSept1.1, whole genome shotgun sequence, a single genomic window includes:
- the LOC123311608 gene encoding POU domain protein CF1A, whose amino-acid sequence MAATTYLPASSAVSEIDGSVVGMNIVGGYHASASPRSAADASEMKYLPQHHHNHHHHMTSSPSPGSHAAISLSATNPWVSSLQPGSDPWAASMAGMHHAHHHHPHQDVKPLTQQADMMHHRQQQQQSMGSPHWHAPVSSAHYNPGGAGSPLQQYHAAMNGMLAHHQSPQLHHPLHRDMQSPHQPHHQDRDVSGGEDETPTSDDLEAFAKQFKQRRIKLGFTQADVGLALGTLYGNVFSQTTICRFEALQLSFKNMCKLKPLLQKWLEEADSTTGSPTSIDKIAAQGRKRKKRTSIEVSVKGALEQHFHKQPKPSAQEISSLADSLQLEKEVVRVWFCNRRQKEKRMTPPNTLGGEMMEGMPPGGHMHPGYGHHPDMHGSPMGQHSHSHSPPILSPQGMGHQLTAH is encoded by the coding sequence ATGGCAGCCACGACATATCTTCCGGCAAGTAGTGCTGTGTCCGAAATAGACGGTAGCGTTGTCGGTATGAATATCGTCGGTGGCTATCACGCTAGTGCCTCGCCTCGATCAGCGGCGGACGCTAGTGAAATGAAGTACCTGCCTCAGCACCACCACAATCACCATCACCACATGACCAGTTCGCCCTCGCCAGGAAGTCATGCGGCAATATCGCTTTCCGCCACCAACCCCTGGGTCAGTAGCTTACAACCGGGATCCGACCCTTGGGCAGCTTCCATGGCGGGGATGCACCATGCCCATCACCACCACCCTCACCAAGACGTTAAACCCTTAACGCAGCAAGCCGACATGATGCATCATCGGCAACAACAGCAACAATCGATGGGTTCGCCTCATTGGCACGCACCAGTGTCATCAGCCCATTACAACCCTGGTGGAGCGGGTTCACCATTACAGCAATACCATGCCGCCATGAATGGTATGCTAGCACATCACCAATCACCTCAATTACACCATCCCCTGCATAGAGACATGCAAAGTCCTCATCAGCCGCATCATCAAGACCGCGATGTCAGTGGTGGTGAAGACGAAACTCCCACGAGCGACGATCTAGAAGCCTTCGCGAAGCAGTTCAAACAAAGACGAATAAAGTTAGGTTTTACACAGGCCGATGTTGGTTTAGCGTTAGGAACCTTGTACGGCAACGTTTTCTCGCAAACCACGATATGCAGGTTTGAAGCGTTGCAACTGAGCTTCAAAAACATGTGCAAACTGAAACCCTTACTGCAGAAATGGTTGGAAGAGGCAGATTCAACGACAGGTTCACCAACGTCGATTGATAAGATAGCAGCACAAggtagaaaaagaaaaaaacgtaCTAGTATAGAGGTATCAGTGAAGGGTGCGTTAGAGCAACATTTCCACAAGCAACCCAAACCTTCAGCTCAAGAAATATCATCGCTAGCAGATAGTTTACAGTTAGAGAAAGAAGTAGTGAGAGTTTGGTTCTGTAATAGGAGGCAGAAAGAGAAGAGGATGACACCACCAAATACCTTAGGTGGAGAGATGATGGAGGGTATGCCTCCGGGTGGTCACATGCACCCCGGCTACGGCCATCATCCAGACATGCATGGATCTCCAATGGGTCAACATTCACATTCCCACAGTCCACCTATCTTATCCCCCCAAGGGATGGGCCATCAGTTAACAGCCCACTAG